A stretch of DNA from Streptomyces xanthii:
ACGCCCTGATCCGCCAGCGCCTGCAACTCCGTAGCGGCCCGCTCGTCATGAGCCGGCGGCTCGTCGGTGACGAGCCGGGTGATCACATCCGTGGGCACCGTCTGGAACATCGTGTCGGTGCCGAGCTTGGAGTGATCGGCGAGGACGACGACCTCCGCCGCGGCCTGCACGAGCGCCCGGTCGACGGACGCCGACAGCATGTTGGACGTGGACAGGCCGCGCTCGGCGGTGAGCCCGCTCCCGCTGAGGAAGGCCCGGGACACCCTGAGTCCCTGGAGGGACTGCTCGGCCCCGCTGCCCACCAGCGCGTAGTTGGAACCCCGCAGCGTGCCACCGGTCATGACGACCTCCACGCGGTTGGCGTGCGCCAACGCCTGGGCCACCAACAGGGAGTTGGTGACGACGGTCAGCCCGGGGACGCGCGCGAGCCGGCGGGCCAGCTCCTGCGTGGTCGTCCCCGCGCCCACCACGATGGCCTCGCCCTCTTCGACGAGCCCCGCGGCGAGATCGGCGATGGCCGTTTTCTCTGCGGTCGCGAGATGAGACTTCTGCGGAAAGCCGGATTCCCGCGTGAATCCGCCCGGCAGTACCGCACCGCCGTGCCGGCGGTCGAGGAGTCCTTCTGCCTCCAGTGCGCGCACGTCCCGCCGTACGGTCACTTCTGAGGTCTGGACGACGCGGGCGAGCTCCCGGAGCGATACCGCCCCGTTGGCCCGCACCATTTCGAGGATCAATTGACGACGTTCTGCAGCGAACACGAAACTGACAGTAACCCCAACGACCGTCTGCTTTCAGCAGTTTGCGCCGAATTACAGGTTCTGTTCGTACAGAAGACCTGGAAGTGGTATAGGCGGCGACGAGGAAGGGGCGGGGCCGCGGCCCCGCCCCTCGTCACGCAGTGTCAGCGCCGCGGTCAGCTCTCCTCGGCGAGCTTGCGCGTGTGCAACTGCCGTGCCACTTCGGCGATCGAGCCCGACAGCGAGGGGTACACGGTGAACGTGTTCGCGATCTGTTCCACCGTCAGATTGTTGTCGACCGCGATCGAGATGGGGTGGATCAGTTCCGAGGCGCGCGGGGCGACGACGACACCGCCGACGACGATGCCCGTACCCGGACGGCAGAAGATCTTGACGAAGCCGTCGCGGATGCCCTGCATCTTGGCGCGCGGGTTGCGCAGCAGCGGCAGCTTCACCACGCGGGCGTCGATCTTGCCCGCGTCGACGTTCGCCTGCGTGTAGCCGACGGTCGCGATCTCGGGGTCGGTGAAGACGTTCGAGGAGACCGTCTTCAGGTTCAGCGGGGCCACCGGCTCGCCGAGGAAGTGGTACATGGCGATGCGGCCCTGCATGGCGGCGACGGACGCGAGGGCGAAGACGCCGGTCACGTCACCGGCCGCGTACACGCCCGGGGCGGTCGTGCGGGAGACCTTGTCGGTCCAGATGTGCCCGGAGTCCTTGAGCCGGACGCCGGCCTCCTCCAGGCCGAGTCCCGCGCTGTTCGGGATGGCGCCGACGGCCATGAGGCAGTGGGTGCCGGAGATGACGCGGCCGTCGGCGAGGGTGACCTCGACGCGGTCGCCGACGCGCTTGGCGGAGGCGGCGCGGGAGCGGGCCATCACGTTCATGCCGCGGCGGCGGAAGACGTCCTCCAGGACGGCGGCGGCGTCCGGGTCCTCGCCGGGCAGCACGCGGTCGCGGGAGGAGACGAGGGTGACCTTGGAGCCGAGGGCCTGGTAGGCGCCGGCGAACTCGGCGCCCGTGACACCGGAACCGACCACGATGAGCTCCTCGGGGAGCTCCTCCATGTCGTAGACCTGCGTCCAGTTGAAGATCCGCTCGCCGTCGGGCTGCGCGTCGGGGACCTCGCGCGGGTGCCCGCCGGTGGCGATCAGCACCGCGTCGGCGACGAGGGTCTCCTCGGTGCCGTCGGCGACGGTGACGACGACCTTGCGGGAGCCGTCGAGGTCCTGCTTGCCGTCCAGGCGGCCCTTGCCGCGCATGACACGGGCGCCCGCGCGCGTGACGGAGGCGGTGATGTCGTGGGACTGGGCGAGCGCGAGGCGCTTCACCCGTCGGTTGACCTTGCCGAGGTCGACGCCGACGACCCGGGCCGGGGAGTCCGGGTCCGGGGTGTCGTCCTCGACGATGATGCCGAGCTCCTCGTAGGACGAGTCGAAGGTGGTCATCACCTCGGCCGTCGCGATCAGGGTCTTCGACGGCACGCAGTCGGTCAGCACCGACGCTCCGCCCAGACCGTCGGAGTCGACGACGGTCACCTCCGCGCCGAGCGAAGCGGCCACCAGTGCCGCCTCGTATCCGCCAGGTCCGCCGCCAATGATCACGATCCGAGTCACATACGCCATTGTCCCGCACGCTTCAAGGAGCACCGAATCGGGGCCCCCGTCCGGGTAGCACGCGGCCGAACGTCCTCTTCGGGAGGGGTGATCGCGTTGCCCCGTTCCACAGGAGGCGCGTGCGCCGACTGACGTACCCTCGACCACATGTCGCTCTACGCCGCGTACGCCGGCAATCTCGACCCGCGGCTCATGACGCGCCGCGCCCCGCACTCGCCGCTGCGCGCGACGGGCTGGATCAACGGCTGGCGGCTGACGTTCGGCGGCGAGCACATGGGCTGGGAGGGTGCGCTGGCCACGATCGTGGAGGCGCCGCGCTCGCAGGTCTTCGTCGCGCTGTACGACATCGCGCCGATGGACGAGGACTCGATGGACCGCTGGGAGGGTGTCGGCCTCGACATCTACCGGCGGATGCGCGTGAGAGTCGACACGCTGGACGGCGCCGAGCCGGCCTGGGTGTACGTGCTGAACGGGTACGAGGGCGGCCTCCCGTCCGCCCGCTATCTGGGCGAGATCGCCGACGCCGCCGACTCCGCGGGCGCGCCGCACGACTATGTGATGGAGCTGCGCAAGCGGCCCTGCTGAGCCCCTTCCGGGACCGGTTCCGGGATCCCCTTCGTCGGAAACGACAAGAGAACGATTGCAAACCCGGGGGCATTGCCATCTACGCGCGTAGGCCGCGACCGGCTACCCTCGATCGCGTGAACGCATCTGTTACTCCGGACAACCTCCAGGGCGACCCCTACGCCGCCGCCGACGCCGCCGCCGCGCGCCTGCGCGAGCTCACGGGCGCCG
This window harbors:
- a CDS encoding DeoR/GlpR family DNA-binding transcription regulator, yielding MFAAERRQLILEMVRANGAVSLRELARVVQTSEVTVRRDVRALEAEGLLDRRHGGAVLPGGFTRESGFPQKSHLATAEKTAIADLAAGLVEEGEAIVVGAGTTTQELARRLARVPGLTVVTNSLLVAQALAHANRVEVVMTGGTLRGSNYALVGSGAEQSLQGLRVSRAFLSGSGLTAERGLSTSNMLSASVDRALVQAAAEVVVLADHSKLGTDTMFQTVPTDVITRLVTDEPPAHDERAATELQALADQGVQIAVAGDGDGAGASGGDAGGSPARGTRRDVPPLPGPRRGQPRHGGHPLRSAAPLDPGPERAARVADLRRR
- a CDS encoding NAD(P)H-quinone dehydrogenase; this translates as MAYVTRIVIIGGGPGGYEAALVAASLGAEVTVVDSDGLGGASVLTDCVPSKTLIATAEVMTTFDSSYEELGIIVEDDTPDPDSPARVVGVDLGKVNRRVKRLALAQSHDITASVTRAGARVMRGKGRLDGKQDLDGSRKVVVTVADGTEETLVADAVLIATGGHPREVPDAQPDGERIFNWTQVYDMEELPEELIVVGSGVTGAEFAGAYQALGSKVTLVSSRDRVLPGEDPDAAAVLEDVFRRRGMNVMARSRAASAKRVGDRVEVTLADGRVISGTHCLMAVGAIPNSAGLGLEEAGVRLKDSGHIWTDKVSRTTAPGVYAAGDVTGVFALASVAAMQGRIAMYHFLGEPVAPLNLKTVSSNVFTDPEIATVGYTQANVDAGKIDARVVKLPLLRNPRAKMQGIRDGFVKIFCRPGTGIVVGGVVVAPRASELIHPISIAVDNNLTVEQIANTFTVYPSLSGSIAEVARQLHTRKLAEES
- a CDS encoding gamma-glutamylcyclotransferase, with the translated sequence MSLYAAYAGNLDPRLMTRRAPHSPLRATGWINGWRLTFGGEHMGWEGALATIVEAPRSQVFVALYDIAPMDEDSMDRWEGVGLDIYRRMRVRVDTLDGAEPAWVYVLNGYEGGLPSARYLGEIADAADSAGAPHDYVMELRKRPC